Below is a genomic region from Sander vitreus isolate 19-12246 chromosome 15, sanVit1, whole genome shotgun sequence.
gcagccgacacgctcacgcagccgacacgctcacgccacgcagccccACTACTGTGTTCAAGAGAATGGGACTgtatagtaaataaatacaaacatacatttaccattcaaatatttattctcttcacttatatttatttatggtTTGTTTATCTTTAGCGTCAACCCCAACCCTaataaatattacaataaaatatacaaaaagacGCAAACAAACATGTACAATATAACCGTTTTAGAAAGGAAATGAAGGCTGTACGCTTTTGTGCAAACATATTAATCAGGGGGTGTACAAAAGCTCACGGTCATACTGACAGTTCTCCTTATGAATGTATGGATATTTATGAATGGATACATTAATGTTTATGACTGAATGCATGGATGCTTATGGAAGTAGGAATGAGTGTAAGACATGTATGGGCGAACAGAAGAACGTGGGAAGGATGGCTTTTAGCACAAGTATAGAAAATGGTAATTAGCAGTTTGCATAGCTCTCCGAGTAGCCCAAATGTTCACTGTACATTTGTCTTTAAATAGTTTttgtgtgctggttgtgtgtctctgttgtgaCTCTTGCAGCAATGTCTCCCAGTGTCCAACACTAATTACTCCATAGAGAGACTAATACATGAAATTAACGGGATACAAATGGCGCACTGTATAAGCTTATACGTGTTTCTTTCTCCCCGTTTTTTCCTtaattttctttctcctttcttcCTTTTACTTTAACAGTGCACGACGTCTCCTAAACTACAGTTaagccttgtgttgtcttccgtTGGACCGTGCACTTGTCGACGCTTCTgtccatttttttcaaatgtttttggctttttttttttgccgttttacacttcttttaaCCACCGTGTATAaccaccactaacaccaactcattactagttttacacttttgGGATTTCATGGTCACATTAATGTGgtgatcattgatcattgtttaggtacattaaaccacgttaagccttttcctGACTCTAATGAAACAGAAACGCTTAacgtcagataacgtccataataattggatttctggttagattttttgacagttttcagtggttatgaggagcaatatgagagagaaatttggtaatcattgatcattatttacgtacattaaaccacgttaatctttttcacgttaagacttTTAGAACGTCCACAACAACAGCTGATCACCGctagccgttagctgttagctagctagctagctagcgaaaCATCATAGCTGGTACTTCCTGTTGCGATAAGTGCGCACGAGCGCTCCCAGCAGTGGAAACATACACGTTTTAAAAACCCACTTGTATATAATGTTACTTATTTCTTTGTAGATAAACGAACCTTGTTAGAGAATATACAAGCGACTGTGCAGTTGTTATTCTTGTCCTTCCTCCTTAACGTCTCCTCTTCTGTAGTTTTTATTGACGGACTACAAACTAACGTTCAGGGACAATGCGCCACCTAGTGTACCGGAGGATGACGAaggcatgtcccgccctactctgtcttactctgcctctgattggccatTGATTCATtgttagctctagcccggttagctattgttagcaataccagttgataacaacgcattacgccgttttttgtgcatgcaaacagcgtaacacgtccacagatagaagttggacattCCTGTGTGAACGattgatttagtgacacaaataagacagaagtgcttatagctttatgttactgcagcgttcacaactgttgatacaaggggcagccatgttggattttgaactcgggctactgcgaggttgtacgagttcacgtcacatctacgttgtctctctcagttggaggctgctcagtaacgctcagccatcaccgggaaagagcttctaaaggcattcactggtctccgtccagagcaacgggatctgttggtccattcttatatacagtctatgacggagaccagtgaaggacattagaagctctttcccggtgatggctgagcgttactgagcagcctccaactgagcttgaagacgtagatgtgacgtgagcaacctgtctgaaagttggaagtcttctggtagctgtgccaagagaaatctcaatcattcccaatctagcagagacggagagcgtaggtatatgtaaggagataacatagacacaggctcattattgatcactaaaatgatagttaacattagtcattacacttaaacagctgatggaagtccaaactgcctgagagcttctcctgtactatacggtaactcctctactatgagacaggaagtctcgtggttatgacccaatcgttagcctattgttataaaaacgtctgctacggagccataacgtgagctacaaggtaatggagccttttatacattgtcgtgtttctttagaaataaacaacggacaaatagagtctttaaacgcttcagatgtaaaggtattctctgtcaaagtgacgtcagaatgaatggcagtcaatgggatgctaacgggatgctaacgggaggtgatggcttggtagcctTAGAATTTCCCCGTAggacaacccagtctcacggcagttcgtgaaatggtcacgttatttaatctatcgattcgtgttcacggggacgtttttctcgtttctttcgtggtggccagcacgaaaatgtaaaataatgtatttcaatgggaagcatatttcgtgatcacagcacaacaacggtagggagtagtatgaaaagccgaaaatctgcgtagggaggttggtcgggggggtggatgggtcaaacaatacaggactttcacccaggagaccggtgATGctgtcccgcgtgtggcgttttgtttcccagttgttttcctaatcacaacagtcccgttattgtcgtgagtcccccgcggccgtctcccggcgtgtgacgcGTCCGTTCcccgttgtttttttcctaaacccaacctctgaatagatggttcccatttcgtgctggccaccacaaaaaaacaacgtgttgttgtacacgtatcgatagattaaaaataacgtgacaattacacaaactgctgtgagacgctgaggatgctcgcttacccccttgcacCGTCGCTGCGACCAGAGCTTAGTACCGCCCaagactgtgattggtttaaagaaatgcacacaacccagagtgtttgtttctcctatcccagaatgcatctgtgtagtagccagaccttcctccgctgcGCGGTGGACATAGAGCTGGCTGTGAGAGTTAGTAGTTAACACCTGTGATTTTAGTCTCGTGAACATCACTTTATCTGTCTTGATTTATATCtttgacattttgttatttGCATCCCACACCTTCTGCAATGTCTTTTCCTCTTCACCCGTACAGACTACATTCACTTCCTGTTCTTGTTATCAGATCACTGCTGTAAGCACGTATCTGTGTCTCTTTGATCTCAACAGTTTGTGCACCTCAGATCAGTGACAGACTGGAATCAAAAAACGGCCATGGCATTTGCAGCACAGTGGCCCATAAGGGTCCATAGGGGGcggcccttctggcatttgcccaaattccagatggcTAGTCCGTCACTGGTGCAGATATATTTCTGTCACTGCTAACCAGAACACACACGTGATTCATGCTTCAGGAACTTCCTCAGTTTTCTGAATATCAATGAGAACATGCATGTATTGCCTCAGAGAGGACTGCCAATGATTACAGGCATGTAAGAGTTTGCTATACTGGCTTACATTAACTCCCAGGAGGTTTATTTCCCAAGCACCTGCTACATTTAGGACAAAGAGCTGACTAAGATTTACAGAAGTTGTGAATTTCTCGAAAATGCCCGTGTCCGTCACATCGACACGGAGTGTGTTAACCCTGGGGCGGTGAGGACAAACGACAACGCAGGTGGCAGTTTCCCACATTGCTCAGCGGGCCACGCCAACCACAGATTGAACGCAGGCGTATCTACAGTGTGTCCACAACAGTTGCACAACCACCCACTTACTGTGCATGTGAACTAGTATAAATCAGGGAGAGCAACAACACAGTAGCACACATTTGGAGCTTGGAGCTGAAGGTTTTCACGGCTCAGGATGGAAACAGGCGGCTGGAAACGGACGCTGGCTCTGGTTATGGTGTTGGTCGGCACGTATGCAGAAGGTAATGACATTTGTTTTAGTCTTTACCAGTTTTGTTAGATGCATTGAATCAGTGGTGtggtctaatgtattgtagtgggtatactgtgtactgtatatgtatgggctTATATATATGACAACTTCATTtactgcattctgatacacttttatgcaccaatatATGGttgaaatccctttatttagcctgatgtgaagaagaaaaacacagatgacagttcaaaatatatcaaacatataatgcaaagtatgttgttgtgtcattgggcatttttaagagggtatatggaaatcctggagctttcttagtgggtatactgcgtatagcTGCGTATCACGAGTACACCACTGCATTGAATGTATTTGCAGTAAATGTGTTCAGGTTTTTTGGAGTGACAGCAACTGTATTGACTTCAGTACATTTATGTTTCTTGACACATCTTCAGCTGAGATTCTTTATTGTGGGACTACTTGGCAAATCTTTgtggcaaaataaataaatacttggGGAATCGCCCATCCTGCTTTTTGATTTCAAAAGTCGAAAAATCAGAAAGCTCATTTTGATCGATTCCTGATGTGAAATTGGAATTGTGCAACGCATTGTCaaggcagttcgtgaaatggtcacatcaTTTAATCTATTTACATCATTTGTGTAAACaaacacgtttttctcgtttttttcgtgatggtcaaCAATTGcaatcctgtgttgtttgacccacccggaaccaacctccctatacggattttcgggctttcatagtactcgctaccgtagttgctcttagtgctacgtcatcttctcatttcgtgctgtgatcacgaaagatgcttcccattgaaatataAATCAAATAGATTACGttatgtgaccatttcacgaactgccgtgagactgggttgaattGTGACCCCCCTAGTAGTAactattgttttctattttgGGCTGTCCTCGACTAAACAAAGTGGACTAATACTCTTATGATTTTGTCCGCTAATCGATTggttgatttaatcgacagatctgtgaagtttttaggttttttttacgGCCTTTAAATGATAGGATAGCttaaagacaggaaaggggagtgAGAGGGGGGACCACATGCAGAAAGGGCTGTGAGTAggatttgaacccgggccaTTGGATAGGACTctgcctacatggggcgcacacacTGGGTGAGCTAtacttttttgtaaataaatgcaTTGTGCCTCTAATGCCGATGCTTTTCAAGAGGTTCCACTGtcgctagtctcgcattgccagaccttcctccacagcgctgcggaggagggtctgactagtccacacagcattctgggatgggagtaaaacgtgctctggtttattggcatttctttaaaccaatcacaatcgtcgtgggcggggctaagctccggacggagccacggtgcctctgctaaatagtctcaggaaggaacttgttttggtggaacatgtggacgttcaaaagtagttttagtcgtgcaacagaaagctcagattggacagatagtctagctagctgtctggatttaccctgcagagatctgaggagcagttaaccatagtcctcagaaataaaactattggaatacctgcagaacagggacatggaagtagttcttttggagattagggtgaactagtgtgtgttgtagcagtgttttgccattgagaacgagctagcatgctaacggttagccccctagccccctcgtctcggctagtgacgtagaaagccgtgcagatgttgaccagctgacctggagactgaagacaggacacattcagaaaccgtatctcactcagaacagcatggagggttttttcaaagtttgtataaagcaccagagacacccccaaatcccagaaaaagtgattattTTTCATAATGTGGGCACTTTAAGGCTGAAGTTGTGTTGGGCTGAAGAGATGGTCTTTTTCTGAATGACATTCATATGTTTCCTGTTCTCGTCTCCAGCTTTATTTTCCAGACACATGGATGACTTCATCGAGGCAGTGAAGCAGGTGGAGGACAGGTCACCGGGGTCAGAGCTGCTTGTCGTGTTGAGGACGCTCCGCCAGGTGGCTGGCCTCGACGACGCATTCATTCAGCACTTCCTCGGTAACCCCGATTCGGGCCGTCCTGAAATGAACCCGAGCCTCTCTGCTTACATCAGCAAGGCTGTGCCTCACAGAGTGACTGAAAGTTCAGAAGAGGAAGGTGTGGTTCTGACTTCAGATGGCACCACTGTTGCCCTGGCCCCGCTCCTTCTGGGCATCGAGGCGGGCTTGCACCCCAAGACTGCGGGCCATGTGCGCAGCCTGTACCAGCTCACTCTTGCCAAAGATCTGGAAAGCGCTGCTGTCACCCATCGTCTGGGACCGGACGGCTGCTGGGACAGCGTCACCTCCCCGCAGGTCTTCACCCTCCTGGACAGCCCGTCTGTTCTCACCACCGCTCAGGTCAACGGCGGCATGGATGGCATTCTTTTAAGCATGGAGGTCTCTGCCAAATCCCGACATCCCATGAAGCTCAGCAGCCTGCTGACAGAGTACTACAGCCGCAAGCTGGGGAGCGAAGGACTGGACGACGCCCCGCCAATCATCAGCAGGCGTCGCAGGGAGAACTTTAAAGGGCTGCTCGTTCCTCAAATACTGGAGAGACAGTTGGTGAAATCCGTGGAGCTGCAGCGGAGACTGAAGGAACGCCCGAAGATGGCCGTGAAGACGAGGAAGCAGCTGAGGGCTGTGGTGAAAGAGAGAATCAAAGAGTTTGTCCATAAGTACATGGGTGAGCACCAGACCCAACCACAGGGGAAGTGAAAGAGTCTTGATTATTATCCATTTACAGTAGTCTCTCATTTGAAGACATGTGAGGATgacatcttgggctttgggaaacactggctgcgtggcgtgagcgtctCAGGCCGCAccaaaaacgcgtgcatgctagaaatagctatttttcacgcaacacgcaagcgtgttggaaacgtttccaggcaacatagaataggaaaagatgttaatatgttatttagacacaaatacatttaataaatgacatgttgatgtttgaaagtctcgaggttttgatataaatgtaatctaaaaaaagccacacagctgacacacaacagaaacgccacgctcatgccacgctcacgccacgctcacgccacgcagccagtatATGGCCGGCCTTAGCCTCGCTTCGTCAGACCTTcctgcacagcgctgtggaggaaggtctggctacaccacagatgcattctgggataggagaaagaaaACGCTCTGggattgtttgcatttctttaaaccaatcatattCGTCttggactatctgtccaatctgagttttctgttgcacgactaaaactacttttgaacgtccaccaaaacaagctccttcctgagactatttagcagaggcaccgtggttccatccggagcttagccccgcccacgacgattgtgattggtttaaagaaatgccaataaaccagagcaggttttactcccatccaggaatgctggatggactagtcagaccctcctctgcagcgtctggcaatgcaaaactAAACATTATGAATCTGTTTCAGATTGCCCCCCCATCATCCCTCGCTGTATGTGGGGTGCAGAGCCGTACAGAGGAACCCCCACCAAcctgtccctccctctctccttcatgTACATCCACCACACTCACACGCCGAGCCAGCCCTGTCTCACCTTCCAGAAGTGCTCGGCAGACATGCGCTCCATGCAGCGCTTCCATCAGGACGACAGAGGCTGGGACGACATCGGATACAGGTACGAGCTGCCAGGGTTTAGGTCTCggcttaaatacattttcaagagttatctcaggacactttacagatagagtaggtctagaccacactctatagtttacaaagacctaacaattccagtaattcccccaagaacaagcattaCGTGCGACAGTGGCGCTGTACATTTAGCATCAAACTTACAAACAAGGTTATTATGGGTTTTTGCTTTTCAATCAGTTcttatttcattttagtttagtttgagttagtcTGTATCCATGACATTTCATTTACGGGACCACCCACGGTGCCGCCCACATGGGTGGTGATGGAGCAGTGGATATGAcccatgcctttggtgtgggagatctgggtttgattcctactgtgatacatcaaccaatggcccaatcccaaagtccagACTCACGGACTTTTGGTGCGCGTTCTCGCAGAATTCCtaagggcttagggttgtcccaatgtcgaatgtcaaagggcgtgagggtttgagtacacacttactgagccctttccgtgagtctgcatcgatgcagacttcaccaaagggaattacccacagttcaaagcgttgtgacgTTTACCGCGGAGACCGTAGGGACATCTGGGAATTACAAAAGGTAAACAGCACGACCACGACCACGGAGCAGACCAGCCTGTTCAGCTCGGAAAACAAGAGGTTGAAAACGTGGAATCAGGCCGCCGTCTCCTGGGCCTCGGCCGTGTGGGAAGCTACAAACTTcaaatgaaaattcccaaaccggcaagtgtcagcaacatctttgttattagACGCCAAGGTAACATGTGATCTggtgaagtgctgtcccaatcccatttctACCAATCTGAgcccacacactcactcacttagcacctgagatcGGTTAAGTCTTTGAGTCTTTAGTCCTtagggctcactttgggattgggccattgtgtccctgagcaagacacttaacccctagtagCTCCAGAGGCGTGAGGCCTCTGATATATagtaattgtaagtcgctttggatagaagtgtcagctaaatgacatgtaaaaaTTCCACCTGATGTCCCTAATTTCGGCCGGATgtgcgtccccttcctctgtctctgtgttggcgttctaacctccggtggatttgtgaggactatggttaactgctcctcagatctctgcagggtaaatccagacagctagctagactatctgtccaatctgagctttaaAGGCCTAAAGGCCGTTACACCCCAaccagacgccgaccgtcagcagtaaagccagtgtgactgatcagtctccccgagtcggtccaaaaagttcctcagaacaccgaagagacgagacgtaatacgtctccataacagcaggcggcgctcatctggattgtcgcctaaaaatgaaaaccagcagctgattggacgaacgcgtcacgtgggtctggtttcaccagaaactcaaagccagactgtcatggcgtctcgttcagaatacgatctcatattgtcctaaaatagttcaccgtaacgtgtttctggaaacatctgaagagagaaacaggccgtgcagctgctgaatctgtcttcatttcagatcaacaaaggtcagtttagaagactttgagagactctagtcacgctcatcctgctccccgtttcctggtgagtcccgactgtcctgtctctgactgaacatgtcaggtcggcccaaatgaaggccgacggctcctccaacggacgacggcacgaacacaccgaccagactcgagtcgtAATgcagttacgtagaaagccgtgcagatgttgaccagctgacccagagactgaagacaggacacattcagaaaccgtatctcactcagaacagcatagatggttgttttcaaagtttgtatgcgtgtggaagcatcagagacacaaaataactccccaaatcccagaaaaagtgatttcttctcataatatgggcactttaatgcctgtcgggctcaggtctagccagaccttcctctgcagagctgtggagATAGTTCACCATAATAACCCTGCCTACAAATGTCTGACTCTGTATTCCCGTAGCTTCGTCGCTGGCTCTGACGGGAACATCTATGAGGGCCGAGGCTGGCTGTGGCGAGGCGCCCACACCCTGGGACACAACTCCATAGGCTACGGGGTTTCCTTCATCGGAGACTACGCCTCCACTCTGCCCTCCCAGCACGCCATGGGGCTGGTGAGAGATCAGCTGGCGTCCTGCGCCATCGGGGGCGGGCGGCTGGTAGCCACCTTCACCCTGCAGGGGCACAGACAGGTGGTGAACACTTCCTGTCCCGGGGACGCTCTCTACAACGAGATCAGAGGCTGGGGACACTATGGGGTACGTACACCTCTCTAATACATCGggaagtctctgtgtgtgtgtttgtgtgtgtttgtgtgtgtgtgtgtgtctgtgtgtgtgtgtgtgtgtgtgtgtctctctgtgtgtctgtgtgtgtgtgtgtgtgtgtttgtgtgtgtgtctctctgtgtgtgtttgtgtctctctctctctgtgtctgtctgtgtgtgtatgtgtgtgtctctctgtgtgtgtgtgtgtctggtgtgtgtgtgtgtgtgtgtgtgtgtgtgtgtgtgtctggtgtgtgcgtgtgtgtctgtgtgtgtctgtgtgtgtctggtgtgtgtgtgtgtgtctctgtgtgtgtgtgtgtgtgtgtgtgtgtgtgtgtgcatgtgtgtgtatgtgcgtgtgtgtgtgtgtgtctgtgtgtgtgtgtgtctctctgtgtgtgtgtgtgtgtgtgtgtgtgtggtgtgtgtgtgtgtgtgtctctgtgtgtgtgtgtgtgtgtgtatgtgcgtgtctgtgtgtgtctctgtgtgtgtgtgtgtgtctctctctgtgtgtgtgtgtgtgtgtgtgtgtgtctctgtgtgtgtgtgtgtgtgtctttgaaacACATCTCATGAACCGTTCATTCTCACTTGGTTTCCTGTGAACTTGGGGTTTGGATTTTGAAGCAGTCTGGACAGCTTACATTCTGCTGAGAggaaattcaataaaaaagcagTTCTACTCTTCATTATTTTACTGATTATACTGTACTTTTACATTGATGTATTACTTTGTAAAATACCctaatacttcttccaccactgcataacTGTTTCATTTTGATCCCctatctttttattcttttaaggAGGTAAAGAAATGAAAACGATCTGCTTGACAAGAGGATGAGAGCCTTGAATAAACCAGAAGCACAATTAATATTTGTCTCATTCATATGTTCTGATTGTTGCCACTTTCttgtcaacacaaacacactgttgcATGAAATCTTGTGTGATTCCTGTGAAATGCAGATATTGGAGAGAATGATCATGTTTGTAtcgttattctcattttcattcaaaaacattaaaatgtaccAAATGAAAATGAGGATAGTGTGATTTCTGCGAGGATCTGtcccaaacaaagatgttttctgttgtctgtaggataggatttggagtttgacacatattttgcctttaacaaatattgccccccccctccaacccgttctcattctgaactcgtaaaataaggacgtttggacagtggctgtcagcgtctgatgagACGAATAatagagcagcagttagagaggatttagagaggagtatgtaagggggggtggatgggtcaaacacaggactttcaccaggagagcAGGGTTCACGTcacgcttgtcacgcttgctatagtcatttctttctttcctcccgcgtgtcacagaaccatacgcccacccacgacctttaccttaacataactgcgtcaaaagggacgtcaatagtcccgaccaagcacgtttacttatagcgctaaagggacgacaatagtcccgaccaagcacgtttacttatagctctaaagggacgccaatagtcccgaccaagcacgtttacttatagctctaaagagacggcaatagtcccgaccaagcatgtttacttatagctctaaagggacgtcaatagtcccgaccaagcacgtttacttatagcgctaaagggacgacaatagtcccgaccaagcacgtttacttatagctctaaagggacgacaatagtcccgaccaagcacgtttacttatagctctaaagggacggcaatagtcccgaccaagcacgtttacttatagctctaaagggacgttaatagtcccgaccaagcacgtttacttatagctctaaagggacggcaatagtcccgaccaagcgcgtttacttatagctctaaagggacgtcaatagtcccgaccaagcacgtttacttatagcgctaaagggacgtcaatagtcccgaccaagaacgtttacttatagctctaaagggacgtcaatagtcccgaccaagaacgtttacttatagcgctaaagggacgtcaatagtcccgaccaagcacgtttacttatagcgctaaagggacgtcaatagtcccgaccaagcgcgtttacttatagcgctaaagggacgtcaatagtcccgaccaagcgcgtttacttatagagctaaaggagacttttagcgtcaataagaacgacaaaggaacctgaccaagcgtccatattttacgagatgagtgtgagaacgtgttgtccgtattgcgattaattgtgcagcccttaatctgaaatgtagcagagtagaagtagaaagtggcatgaaaagaaaagactcaaataaagtacaagtacctcaacattagGACTGAAGTACAGTCAGGGGCGTTGGACTtcggggaaaaaggggactgagtacccagggccctcgtgtgaggagggcccaaaaagatgctagaatgaatagctgtggatgcggggaggggcccatagagagcctttctacagggcccagcatgttgtgctacgcccctgagtACAGTAATGGAGTAAATgtgcttagttacattccaccactacaccacctacaatataataatcaatgaATAATAtcaatgagaccataaacaacatacagtatgtagctcCTACAGTATCCTCGATGGTACAAACACAGGTGGTGATGGAGCAGTGGATATGACCCatacctttggtgtgggaggtctaggttcaattcccactgtgatacatcaaccaatgtgtccctgagcaaggcacttaacccctagtaGCTCCAGAGGAGTGATATATAGAGCAAATGTCAGTCGCTTTGGA
It encodes:
- the pglyrp6 gene encoding peptidoglycan recognition protein 6 → METGGWKRTLALVMVLVGTYAEALFSRHMDDFIEAVKQVEDRSPGSELLVVLRTLRQVAGLDDAFIQHFLGNPDSGRPEMNPSLSAYISKAVPHRVTESSEEEGVVLTSDGTTVALAPLLLGIEAGLHPKTAGHVRSLYQLTLAKDLESAAVTHRLGPDGCWDSVTSPQVFTLLDSPSVLTTAQVNGGMDGILLSMEVSAKSRHPMKLSSLLTEYYSRKLGSEGLDDAPPIISRRRRENFKGLLVPQILERQLVKSVELQRRLKERPKMAVKTRKQLRAVVKERIKEFVHKYMDCPPIIPRCMWGAEPYRGTPTNLSLPLSFMYIHHTHTPSQPCLTFQKCSADMRSMQRFHQDDRGWDDIGYSFVAGSDGNIYEGRGWLWRGAHTLGHNSIGYGVSFIGDYASTLPSQHAMGLVRDQLASCAIGGGRLVATFTLQGHRQVVNTSCPGDALYNEIRGWGHYGEVKK